The Candidatus Binatus sp. genome has a window encoding:
- a CDS encoding endonuclease domain-containing protein, translated as MPDLVPPRLTSSKALARSRRMRREATDAEKRLWSILRNRDLDNWKFRRQVPIDEYIVDFCCIKARLIVELDGEQHLDQLRRYDEARTRRLENLSFRVMRFWNSEVMNGADAVVEVIARVLDIENDRSKVR; from the coding sequence ATGCCCGACCTCGTCCCACCGCGACTGACTTCGAGCAAAGCTCTCGCCCGCTCGCGCAGGATGCGTCGCGAGGCTACCGACGCGGAGAAGCGACTCTGGTCGATCCTCCGAAATCGAGATCTCGACAACTGGAAATTTCGAAGGCAAGTGCCGATCGACGAGTACATTGTTGATTTTTGCTGCATCAAAGCGCGGCTGATAGTCGAGCTCGACGGCGAACAGCATCTGGACCAGCTCAGGCGCTACGACGAGGCGCGGACCAGGCGCCTCGAGAACCTGAGTTTCAGGGTCATGCGCTTCTGGAACTCCGAGGTGATGAACGGCGCGGATGCTGTAGTCGAAGTAATCGCACGGGTGCTTGACATCGAAAACGATCGATCGAAAGTGCGTTAG